The DNA region GCCGGGAAGAAGTCCGGGCACCCGGTTCCCGAGGGCGTGCCCACCACCCCGAAGGCACTCGCCGAGCAGGTGCTCGAGGCCGCCGGCCCCACCACGTCGGTGACGGTCGACGGCACCGCGCAGGTCGCCGGGCGCGACGCGTACAAGCTGGTCGTCAAGCCGAAGCAGAGCGGTTCCACGATCGGCTCGGTCACGGTCGCGGTCGACGCGGAGAACGGCGTGCCGCTGAAGTTCACGCTGCTCCCGAGCAGCGGCGGCAAGGCCATCGTCGACGCCGGATTCACCAAGGTCGACTTCTCGAAGCCGGACGCCTCCTCGTTCACCTTCACCCCGCCCAAGGGCACCGAGGTGACCGAGGCCGACGACGCGAAGGCGCAGCACGAGGCGGACAAGGGCCTCGGCGACCTGATCCCGGGCGCCGAGGGGCTGGGCGCCGGGGACCAGGGCGCCAAGAACACGAAGGTCATCGGCGAGGGCTGGAACGCGATCGCCGAGATCACGACCCCGGGCTCCACCGGGCTTCCCTCGAAGGCGTCGGGCGACGTCCCGGCCGAGGCCCAGCAGTTCCTGGACGCGCTGGGCGACAAGGTCACCGGCAAGTTCGGCTCGGGCACGGTCTTCAAGACCCGCCTGGTCAACGCCCTGATGACGGACGACGGCAAGGTGTACGTCGGCGCGGTCACCAAGGACGCGCTGGTCCAGGCGGCGAACAACGCCTCCTGACACCGGGACACGCCCGCGCGTCCCGAACCGCTCACCCGCCCCGCCGTACGCTCCGTACGGCGGGGCGGTCCGCCATCGCCTGTCCGGCGGACGGGCCCTGCCCGACCCATGGGGAGTACGCATGACAGAGTCCGGGACCGTCATCGAACCGACGGCGGTCACCGAGCCGGGAGCCGTGATCGAGACCCGGGGCCTGACCAAGCGGTACCGCGGCGGCCAGCTCGCCGTCGACGGCCTCGACCTCAGCGTCCCCGGCGGCAGCATCTTCGGATTCCTCGGCCCCAACGGCTCGGGCAAGACCACCACCATCCGGATGCTGATGGGCCTGATCGACCCGACCTCCGGCACCGCGCGGCTCCTGGGCCACCCCATGCCGGGCGCCGCCCGCACCGTGCTCCCGCAGGTCGGCGCGCTGATCGAAGGGCCCGCGCTGTACGGCTTCCTGAGCGGCCGGGACAATCTGCTGCGGTACGACTCCGCCGACCCGACCGCCGATCCGCGTACCCGCCGCTCCCGGGTGGACCAGGCCCTGGACCGGGCCGGACTGGCCGCGGCGGCCGGAAAGAAGGCCAAGGCGTACTCGCTCGGCATGAAGCAGCGCCTCGGTCTCGCCGCCGCCCTGCTCCAGCCGCGCCGCCTGCTCGTCCTCGACGAGCCGACCAACGGCCTGGACCCGCAGGGCATGCGGGAGATCCGCACCCTGGTCAGGGAACTGGCGGCGGACGGCACCACCGTCTTCCTCTCCTCGCACCTCCTCGACGAGATCGAGCAGGTCTGCACGCATGCCGCGGTGATGGCCAGGGGCCGGCTGATCACCCAGGGCCCGGTCGCGGAACTGGCGGCGGGTGCCCGCGGCCGGCTGTCCGTCACCACCCCCGACCCGGGGGAGGCCGCCCGGGTCCTCAAGGAGCTGGGCGTCACCGGGATCGCGGTCGACGGCGACCGGGTGAGCGCCGAGGCCCCGCCCGGCGATGTCGAACTCGCCGACCTCAGCGCGGCGCTGGTGCACGCCGGCGTACGCCTGAGGTCCTTCGGCGTCGAACGGGCCTCGCTGGAGGACGCCTTTGTCGCACTCACCGGAGAGGGTTTCGATGTCGCAGGCTGAAGCCGCAGTAGCCGGGGCGGGAAGGGCGCCGAGCCCGCTGTGGACCTTCGGGATCCTCCGCTCCGAACTGACCACCACACTCCGCCGCGGGCGCACCCTCGCACTGCTCGGGGTGCTGGCCGCCGTGCCCGTGCTGATCGGCATCGCGGTGCGGATCGAGACGAACGACGGCTCCTCGCCCGGACCGGGCGGCGGCGGGGGAGGCCCGGCGTTCCTCTCCCAGATCACCAACAACGGACTCTTCCTGGTCTTCGCCGCCCTCGCCGTGACGCTCCCGGTCTTCCTGCCGATGGCCGTCGGGGTCATCGCGGGCGACTCCGTCGCGGGCGAGGCGAACGCGGGAACGCTGCGCTATCTGCTGGTCGCCCCGGCGGGACGGACCAGGCTGCTGCTGACGAAGTACGCCTCGGTGCTGGTGTTCTGCCTGGTCGCGACCCTGGTCGTGGCCCTCTCCGCGCTCGTCGTGGGTTCGCTGCTCTTCCCCGTCGGCGAGGTCACGACCATCTCCGGAACACGGATCGGCTTCGGCGAGGGGCTGTTGCGGGCCGGGCTGATCGCGGTGGTGGTCGCGGCGTCGCTGATCGGGTTCGCGGCGATCGGCCTGTTCATCTCGACCCTCACCGGCAGCGGCATCGCGGCCATGGCCGCCACCGTCGGACTGCTGATCACCGTACAGATCGTGGACGGCATCCCTCAGTTGAGCGGGATGCACCCGTATCTCTTCCCGCACTACTGGATGTCGTACGCGGACCTGTTGCGCGCCCCCGTCTACTGGGACGAAGTGGTCAAGAACCTGGGGCTTCAGGGCTTGTACGCGGCGGTGTTCGGCTCGGCGGCCTGGGCCCGTTTCACGGCGAAGGACATCACCGCCTGACGCACGGGGTGCAACGCCCCACTCGCGCCGTCGGCCGGGCGAGCCGTCCCCCGATCGGCTCGTCGCGGCACGAACGGCACGAACGGTGCGAATTTACAGAACGACACGACACGGCACGTTCCGTTTCCGCCTGGTTATTGTTCGATCTCTGGCGACAGGCTGTCAACAAGAGCCGGTTCGAGCACGCTTATGCTCACCGAATGATCACATCGCCGAGTTCACTGCGCCGCAGCGAGAGATCACGGAGGGCGACCCTGGAGGCCGCTCTCGAACTGTGCACGGAGAAGGGGTACGGCCGCGTCACCGTCGAGGCCATCGCGGCCAGAGCGGGCGTCAGCAAGAAGACGATCTACCGCTGGTGGCCGTCAAAGAGCGCGGTGATCCTGGAGGCCTTCACCGACGCGCTGGTCGGCACGACGCCGTTCGCCGACACCGGCGACATCGTCGCCGATCTGCGGACCAATCTGGCGGGCGCGGTGAAGCTCATCAACACGCCGCCCTTCGGCCCCGCGTTCGCCGGGATCCTCTCCGAGATGCACCACGACGTCGCACTCGCGCAGACCGTCCGGGCGAAGCTGGTCGACCCCCGCTTCGAGCAGGCGGTCGCCCGCCTGCGCCGGGCCCAGGAACAGGGCCAGATCCTGCCGGACGCCGATCTTCCGCTGGCCGTGGAGATGCTGTACGGCCCGATGTACTACCGCCATGTCCTGCGCAAGCCGATACAGGACGAGGAAGAGATCGCGGCACTGGTCGCGCATGTGCTGCGGGCGATAGGAGTGCCGCCGGAGCCGTGAGGACCGGGCGGGACGTGCCAGGGCCGGGCCGACTGTCAGACGGCCGTGCGAGCATGCGACGCATGGGAAACCTGTACGACTACTTCAGCGCACCGGACGACCCGACGGCCCTGGCGACGTTCGGCCAGGGTGTCGAGGCAGCCGGTCTCCCCATGCTCCCGGTCAAGGGGATCGACCCGTACGTGCAGTTGGGCCGGGCCGAGAGCATGCTCACCGGCACGCCGTACGACGACGTCACGTCGTTGCCGCGCTTCAACCGGCTGCTCAGCTCCCCCGAGGACGAGTCCCGCTGGCTGGTCACGCTCACGGACGAGTTGCGCGACGCCCTGGCGGCGGCGAGACCCGGCGGGTTCACGGCGGTGGCCGAGGCATGGTCGCGCATCGAGGAGTTCGGCGGCGAGTGCCGGCCCGACGAGCTGGCCGACTTCCTGAACATGCTGGCGGACCTGGCCGAGGAGGCGCGGGCCCGCCCCGAGCCGCACCGGCTGTACTGCCTGATGTCGCTCTGACACCCCGCCGCCCGGTACGGAGGAATCGGCCGGCACCGGCTCAGCCGAACACCCGCTCCAGCACCTCCGCGACCCCGTCGCCCTCGTTCGACGACGTCACCTCGTCCGCCGCGGCCCGCAGCTCCGGATGGGCGTTGGCCATGGCCACGCCGTACCCGGCCGTGCGGAACATCGGCAGGTCGTTGGGCATGTCCCCGAAGGCGATCGCGGACTCCGCGACCACGCCGAGGTAATCGGCGGCCAGCGCGAGCCCGGTCCCCTTGTCGACGCCGTACGGCTGAAGCTCGACGGTGCCGGGGCCGGAGTGCGTGACGGTGGCGAGATCGCCGACGGCATCACGGGCCGCCTCGGCCAGCGCGTCGTCCGTGAGCTCCGGGTGCCGGATGAGCACCTTCACCACGGGGGCGGACCACAACTCGTGGCGGTGCCTGGTCCGTTGGGCGGGCAGCGTCGGATGGGGCATCGCATACCCCGGCTCGATCAGGGTCCGCCCCTCGGCCCCGTCCTGGTCCACGGCCGCGAAGACCGGCCCCACCTGGGCCTCGATCTTGCCGAGCGCGGTGTCGGCCGCCTCCCGGTCCAGGGTGAGCGCGCGCACCAGCCGCCCGGTCCCGGCGTCGTACAACTGGGTCCCCTGCCCGCACACCGCCGGGCCCCGGTAGCCCAGTTCGGCGAGCAGTCCGCGTATCCCGGGCACGGGGCGCCCGGTGACCACGAGGTGCCGAGCACCGGCGCGGGCGGCCAGGGCGAGCGCGGCGCGGGTGCGGGGGCTCACGGTGTCGTCGCGGCGCAGCAGGGTGCCGTCCAGGTCGGTGGCGACGAGGGCGTATGCGGGTGGGGTCGGCATGGCACAAGACTAGGAGTTGTCCGGGCGATCATGTGCGAAGCCGGATGAAGAGCGTTCGGCACATGGAAGGGTGCGCGTTGACAGGCCCCCGCCGAGGTGCGTGTAATGAACGCGGTGTCGCGTGACGCCGGCCAAAGAGCAGTGGGCCGGCCGGCGGTCGGGCGAACACCCTTCACCGAGGGGCCCGTCATGAGTTCATACTCCGCGCCCTGTATCTGACGCACCGGTATCCGACATAGCGGCGACCGCTCGTCGCAGTCTGCCGTCCCGCGTGTCCCGGCACCGTGCACCGTCATGGGCCGCGCATCGCGATCACTCGTTCCTCAGGTCACCGCGGCCCCAAGCTGCGCCCGCACCTGTGCCTGCGCCTGCACCCATGGAGACACAGAACGTATGCCCACACCTTTCAATCAATCCGTCATCGAGGAGTTCCGCGCCAACGGCGGGAAGGTCGGTGGTCCCTTCGAAGGCGGGGACCTGCTCCTGCTGACCACCACCGGCGCGAGGTCGGGGAAGGAGACCACCACGCCCCTCGGCTACGTCCGCCACGGCGACGCGCTGCTGGTCATCGGCTCCAACCTCGGCGCCCCGCACCACCCCGACTGGTACCACAACCTGCTCGCCCACCCCGTGGTCCGGGTGGAGCTCGGCACCCGTACGTTCCAGGCCCTCGCGGTCCCCGCAGAGGGGGCGCGGCGCGAGGAACTGTTCGGGCACGCGGTGCGGGCGGCGCCCGGATACGCCGAGTACCAGGCCCGGACCACCCGGCCCCTCCCGGTCGTGGTGCTGGAACGCGCCGAGCCCGACGGCTGGGAGCCGTCCCGCGACGTCAACACCCTCGCCGACAAGGTGATGGAGGTCCACACCTGGCTGCGGGGCCAGTTGCGCCAGGTCGGGGCGGAGGTGGACGCCCACTTCGCCGCACGGGCCGCCCACCGCGGCCCCGGCGCACCACCGCCCCCGGGCCTCGGGCTGCAGATCAGGCAGCGCTGCCTGGCGTTCTGCCAGTCGCTGGAGTTCCACCACACCAGCGAGGACGAGCACCTGTTCCCCGGAATCGCCCGCTACCACCCGCACCTGACCGACACTTTCGACCGGCTCGCCGCCGAACACCGCACGGTCGCCCGCATCCAGGGCGAGCTGGTGGCCCTGCTGGCGGACATCGGCACCGCCGACGCCGAGCGCTTCCGCGCCGAGCTGGACCGGATGTCCACGGAGCTGAACGCACACCTCGACTACGAGGAGGAGCAGATCGTGCCCTTGCTGGCCGGGGTCCCGTGGCCTCCGGCTCCTCCGGCGTGAGTCACGCTACGCAATTGATGGCTACGCATGGTAATCATGGCGAGAGGGTGCATCGGGCGCCCTCGCAACAGCCAGGAGAACCCTCATGCGTCGCGTCCTCACCGCGTTCGGCACCCTCGCCGCCGCGGCAATGCTCTCCGTATCGGTCACCCAGTCGGCCAGTGCAGCCCAGGGGGACCTGGTCGTCAACGGGACGGTTTACAGCGACCCCTCCGGGTGTTATCCCTCCGACCGTTGGCCGCTCAGCGTCGAGAACTACACCAA from Streptomyces sp. NBC_01591 includes:
- a CDS encoding LolA family protein — its product is MAPNDSAETNGGTRGTAAGRRKAARYIVPVAVAGVAAATIGLVPALASSGDPDLPKISAQELIEKIAASDAEQLSGTVKITTDLGIPSLGGLAESFAPGGAGGAGGKGGSSADPQERMTELASGTHTLRVAADGPDKQRLSILDNTSEYSLIRKGDQVWAYDSKSDEAYHATEDRAGKDAGKDAGKKSGHPVPEGVPTTPKALAEQVLEAAGPTTSVTVDGTAQVAGRDAYKLVVKPKQSGSTIGSVTVAVDAENGVPLKFTLLPSSGGKAIVDAGFTKVDFSKPDASSFTFTPPKGTEVTEADDAKAQHEADKGLGDLIPGAEGLGAGDQGAKNTKVIGEGWNAIAEITTPGSTGLPSKASGDVPAEAQQFLDALGDKVTGKFGSGTVFKTRLVNALMTDDGKVYVGAVTKDALVQAANNAS
- a CDS encoding ABC transporter ATP-binding protein, giving the protein MTESGTVIEPTAVTEPGAVIETRGLTKRYRGGQLAVDGLDLSVPGGSIFGFLGPNGSGKTTTIRMLMGLIDPTSGTARLLGHPMPGAARTVLPQVGALIEGPALYGFLSGRDNLLRYDSADPTADPRTRRSRVDQALDRAGLAAAAGKKAKAYSLGMKQRLGLAAALLQPRRLLVLDEPTNGLDPQGMREIRTLVRELAADGTTVFLSSHLLDEIEQVCTHAAVMARGRLITQGPVAELAAGARGRLSVTTPDPGEAARVLKELGVTGIAVDGDRVSAEAPPGDVELADLSAALVHAGVRLRSFGVERASLEDAFVALTGEGFDVAG
- a CDS encoding ABC transporter permease codes for the protein MSQAEAAVAGAGRAPSPLWTFGILRSELTTTLRRGRTLALLGVLAAVPVLIGIAVRIETNDGSSPGPGGGGGGPAFLSQITNNGLFLVFAALAVTLPVFLPMAVGVIAGDSVAGEANAGTLRYLLVAPAGRTRLLLTKYASVLVFCLVATLVVALSALVVGSLLFPVGEVTTISGTRIGFGEGLLRAGLIAVVVAASLIGFAAIGLFISTLTGSGIAAMAATVGLLITVQIVDGIPQLSGMHPYLFPHYWMSYADLLRAPVYWDEVVKNLGLQGLYAAVFGSAAWARFTAKDITA
- a CDS encoding TetR/AcrR family transcriptional regulator; protein product: MITSPSSLRRSERSRRATLEAALELCTEKGYGRVTVEAIAARAGVSKKTIYRWWPSKSAVILEAFTDALVGTTPFADTGDIVADLRTNLAGAVKLINTPPFGPAFAGILSEMHHDVALAQTVRAKLVDPRFEQAVARLRRAQEQGQILPDADLPLAVEMLYGPMYYRHVLRKPIQDEEEIAALVAHVLRAIGVPPEP
- a CDS encoding HAD family hydrolase; this translates as MPTPPAYALVATDLDGTLLRRDDTVSPRTRAALALAARAGARHLVVTGRPVPGIRGLLAELGYRGPAVCGQGTQLYDAGTGRLVRALTLDREAADTALGKIEAQVGPVFAAVDQDGAEGRTLIEPGYAMPHPTLPAQRTRHRHELWSAPVVKVLIRHPELTDDALAEAARDAVGDLATVTHSGPGTVELQPYGVDKGTGLALAADYLGVVAESAIAFGDMPNDLPMFRTAGYGVAMANAHPELRAAADEVTSSNEGDGVAEVLERVFG
- a CDS encoding nitroreductase/quinone reductase family protein, encoding MPTPFNQSVIEEFRANGGKVGGPFEGGDLLLLTTTGARSGKETTTPLGYVRHGDALLVIGSNLGAPHHPDWYHNLLAHPVVRVELGTRTFQALAVPAEGARREELFGHAVRAAPGYAEYQARTTRPLPVVVLERAEPDGWEPSRDVNTLADKVMEVHTWLRGQLRQVGAEVDAHFAARAAHRGPGAPPPPGLGLQIRQRCLAFCQSLEFHHTSEDEHLFPGIARYHPHLTDTFDRLAAEHRTVARIQGELVALLADIGTADAERFRAELDRMSTELNAHLDYEEEQIVPLLAGVPWPPAPPA